A genome region from Arthrobacter sp. SLBN-100 includes the following:
- a CDS encoding ABC transporter ATP-binding protein → MIEVKNLVRTFNSGDRTTKPVNDVSFELEQGTLASIVGKSGSGKSTLLSLLGALDKPTSGDVVVNGVSLASMPDGKLTEYRRRDIGFVFQQFNLIPNLSAVDNVMLPMEFAGMRKAARMQRAKELLEQVQLDPEKHDRRINRLSGGEQQRVAIARALGNAPKLILADEPTGNLDEQTGDHIIELLSSLSRDHNTTILVVTHDRALANKTDRRFRLQQGKLTEEPVRSRVAAASA, encoded by the coding sequence ATGATTGAAGTCAAGAACCTGGTCCGCACCTTCAACTCCGGTGACCGCACCACTAAACCCGTCAACGACGTCAGCTTCGAGCTGGAGCAGGGAACCCTCGCCTCCATCGTCGGTAAGAGCGGCAGTGGAAAGAGCACCCTGTTGTCGCTCCTGGGCGCCCTGGACAAGCCCACCAGCGGTGACGTCGTCGTCAACGGCGTGAGCCTTGCCAGCATGCCCGACGGGAAGCTGACCGAATACCGCCGGCGGGACATCGGCTTTGTCTTCCAGCAGTTCAACCTGATCCCCAACCTCTCGGCAGTGGACAACGTGATGCTGCCCATGGAGTTTGCCGGAATGCGCAAGGCCGCCCGGATGCAGCGCGCCAAAGAGCTGCTGGAGCAGGTCCAGCTGGATCCGGAGAAGCATGACCGGCGCATCAACAGGCTTTCCGGCGGTGAGCAGCAGCGGGTTGCCATCGCCCGGGCTCTCGGCAACGCCCCCAAGCTGATCCTCGCGGACGAACCAACGGGAAACCTCGACGAGCAGACCGGTGACCACATCATCGAGCTCCTCAGCTCGCTCAGCCGGGACCACAACACCACCATCCTCGTGGTCACGCACGACCGCGCCCTTGCCAACAAGACGGACCGCCGCTTCCGCCTGCAGCAGGGCAAGCTGACGGAGGAACCGGTGCGCAGCCGTGTGGCGGCCGCCTCGGCCTAG